Genomic window (Prosthecochloris aestuarii DSM 271):
GCAACGACCTCGCTGCCAGAAACAATCGGTGGCGGAAGAAACTGGGACTACCGCTTCACCTGGTTGCGTGATGCATCCTTCACCCTGAAAGCGTTTTTTGCGCTCGGACACATCGCCGAAGCTGACCGGTTTATCCGCTGGCTTCACACAACATACAGGCAATACGGAAGCAAAACGCTCAACATCATGTACTCACTCCACGGAGAGCACATGCTGGCTGAGGAAACGCTTGACCACCTCAAGGGATACAGAAACTCGAAACCGGTCAGAATCGGCAATCTGGCTCATCGTCAGAATCAGTGGGATATCTATGGTGAAATTATGGACGCTGCTCTGCGTCTTTCGGATTATGCCGGAAAAATCGATGAAGACCTCTGGCCTTTCTTCCGTGAGATATGCAATCTGGCAAAGCAGAACTGGCAAAAACCCGATGACAGCATATGGGAGGTCAGAAATGGCCCGGCTCATTTTGTCTATTCAAAAGTCATGTGCTGGGTTGCGCTGGACAGAGGCATCTCCATCGCGAAACGTTTTGGCTTCAAAGCCCCTCTGAAAGAGTGGATAAGCGTCAGACAAACCATACAGCATGATATTCTTGAACGGGGCTATGATCCCGAAATCGACTCCTTCGTCCAGCGCTACGGCTCTAAAGACCTTGATGCCAGTCTGCTCCTCCTGCCTCTGACAGGATTCCTGCCGGTTCAGGACAGCCGCATTCAATCAACGATCAGAGCCTGTCGACAACATCTGATGCACGAAGGATTTCTGCTTCGCTACGATAGCGATGACGGCCTGCAGGGAGATGAAGGCGGATTTATTCTCTGCAACTTCTGGCTGATAGAATGCCTCGCACTTTCAGGCAGAATCAACGAAGCCAAAGAAATCCTGGAAACAACGATGCGCGCAGCAAACCATCTCGGGCTTTTTTCCGAAGAGTTCGACGGACGAAATGCGACGTTGCTCGGAAATTTCCCTCAGGCGTTCAGTCATATCGGTTTTATCAACGCAGTCTTTGCGATACAGAACGCTGAAGATCATAAACAGGCAGGAGAAAAAAAGCCATCAATCATAGAACACTTCAACAGGCTCATTCCATTCAAGGCAACCCTCAACAATACGCCTGTCGAGAAAAAAACCCCCAGTGACGAGGAGATCGCCGTCAAGCTTAAACAGCTTCTCGGGAGGCTTCAGGGAGCGTTTTTCAACAATCGCACAGGACGGATCAACTACCTTGCCATGAAACGCTCCTCCCGCTTTGCCGAGTATCTCACGCTCGCGTCGCATCTGCGTTCGTTCGATCTTTCAACACTTGATACCGATGAGAGAAAAAAAGCGTTCTGGATTAACATCTACAACATCCTCATCATCCATGGCGTGATAGAATTCGATATTCAGCATTCAGTCCTTGACGTTGCCAACTTCTTCGGAAGAATCAGCTACACCATAGGAGGCATGGACTTCACTCCTGACGACATCGAACACGGTATTCTTCGAAAAAACAAACCGATTCCGCTGCTTCCTCTTCAGTCATTCTCTCTCTTTGACAAACGAAAAGTGTTCATGCTGGAAAAGCTCGATCCGAGAATTCACTTTGCCCTTGTCTGCGCATCGAGTTCATGCCCCCCGATCGAGTTTTACGACTACAGGCTCATCGACCGCCAGCTGGATATAGCGGCAAGAAGCTTCATCAACCGCAACGGCGTTGAAGTCCGGAAATCAACCATGACCATTCGCCTGTCGAAAATTTTTCAGTGGTATGAAAGAGATTTCGGCAGCAGCAGAAAGGAGGTTCTCTTCTATCTGGCATCGTTCACCGACGAGGATACAGAACGCTGGATCAGAAAGCATGCCGATGCCTTGAAGATCACATACATGCCCTATAACTGGAATCTGAACAGCGCCCTCGAAGCGGGCGAAGCATCAGCAATGTGAAAGACAACGGTTGAGCCCCCTCGCTCATAGAGAAAGCGATGGGTTCTCTCCGTTTCTGATCGATTCAAACTCTGCCTCAAGCTCTTTAAGACGGGTTTTCATCCTGTCGAGGTTACGAATGAGCACTTCCTGACGAAGCTGCTCTTTCATAGTCTGGGCAGGATATCCCCTTAACACTTGTCCCGGTCGGGTAAATGATTTTGTAATCCCGGCTTTTGCCGCTACCTGGGTGTGATCGGCCAGAGAAAGATGTCCCGCCATACCGACCTGCCCTCCGATCATGCACTGACTCCCGATCGAAACACTTCCGGAAACCCCTGTCTGAGAAGCGATCACGGTATCGTTGCCAATCCTGCAGTTATGGCCGATCTGAACAAGATTATCGATTTTAGCTCCATGCTCAACAACCGTGCTTCCCATCGTTGCCCGGTCGATGGTGGTATTAGCGCCGACTTCGACATCATCACCGATTTCAACAATGCCCATCTGGGGAATTTTGATATACGAACCATCACTCTGAGGAGCAAAACCAAAACCATCAGCTCCGATAACAACACCGCTGTGCAGGGTAACCCTGTTGCCGATCCTGACCGCATCATAACAGACCACATGGGGAAACAGCATACAGCCATCGCCGAGAGAGACGCCATCCATCAAGACACAGTGCGGCGCAATGATTGCGTTGTCGCCGATAGTGCAACCGTCGCCGATAACAGCGTAATCGCCTATGGAAACATTACTGCCCATACTGACATTGCTACCAACAACCGCAGTGGGGGCGATACCGGGAGAAGCGAGTCTGCGAGGAGCAGCAAACTTTTTGAGAATAAAAACGAAGGCGGTGTAGGGGTCTTTTACTTTCAGAAAAGTAAGCCGGTCACTATATTGATCAACCGGCATCTGCCGGCTGACGATAAGCAAAGAAGCTTTGGTAGTACTGATGTATTTGCTGTATTTCTCATTGGCGACAAAGGTCACGTTGCCCTTCGATGCCTGTTCAATCCTTGCCGGGCCCGTAATAGCCACATCTCCATCGCCTACCAGGTCCACATGGTCAAAAAACTGTTGCAGGAAGGTCTGCAGGTCAAATACATTCATGAGAAAGGATAAACTTTATAAACAGTAAAAGTGATTATTTTCAACTTTTTTGCTATATTAAAAATTCGAGGATTTTTGCAGTCCCAACAGCATCAAAACGATAGAAGCAGAGGCATCAGGGACAGAGCTTAATATAATCCGTTTCACTCGAAAAAGCAGGGAGCCATGGCAAAACCAATTAAAATTTTTGCAGGGAGAAGCAACACAGCACTTGCTGAGAAGATTGCTGACTACCTTGACATGCCGCTTTGTGACGCAAAAGTGGAAAATTTCTCTGACGGAGAAATTTCGGTCAACTATTTTGAATCTATCAGAGGCTCTGATATGTTCATTATCCAGTCAACCAATCCTCCGGCTGACAATCTGATGGAGCTACTCATCATGATTGATGCTGCCAGGCGCTCATCAGCAGCAAGAATAACAGCAGTCATACCGTATTACGGCTATGCCAGACAGGATCGTAAAGATCGGCCCCGAGTTGCCATTACCGCAAAACTGGTCGCGAACCTGCTCACCAAGGCCGGTGCCAATCGCATTCTCACCATGGATCTGCATGCCCCTCAGATTCAGGGCTTTTTCGATATTCCGTTTGATCATCTCTATTCGAGCGTCGTTCTCATCGATCATATCCGCTCGATGGAACTCGACAACCTTGTTGTCGCATCTCCCGATGTCGGCGGCGTCAAGCTTGCAAGAGCTTTTGCCGAGGCTCTGGGAACAGATCTTGTCATCGTCGATAAACGTCGACCGAAAGCCAATGTGGCAGAAGTGATGAACATCATCGGTGATGTGAACGGCAAAAACGTGCTTCTTGTCGACGACATGATTGATACGGCAGGAACGCTGGTCAATGCGGCAAAGGCCATTCAGGATGCCGGAGGCAAAAAAATCTACTCTGCCGCCACACATGGCATACTCTCCGGCCCGGCCATCGAGCGCATCAACGCGTCTGTTCTCGAAAAAGTCATTCTCACAGATTCAGTGGTAACAGGGCACGCCCCTTCCGGGAAAATAGAGGAAGTAACCGTCAGCAACCTGTTCGGCGAAGCAATTAAACGCATTTACGATGATAATTCTGTCAGCTGCCTGTTTGACAGTAAAAACATCAAAAAGAAATAACCAATAACATTACTAAAGCGCTAAAAGAAGAGTAAGGAAGAGCATGGAAACAATTGTACTGGCAGTTGAGCCTCGCACCTGCAGCAAAAACGAAGCGAAGACATTAAGAACGGAAGGTAAAGTTCCTGCGGTAGTCTACCACAATGGTGAAGATAATCAGCACATCTGTGTCAATGAACTGGCCCTTGAAAAACTTGTGCATTCACCAGAATCACATATCATCAACCTCGAATTCCCTGATGGAAAAAACAGACGTTCTCTCATCAAGGACGTTCAGTTCGATCCTGTAACCGACAAGGTTATTCACGCTGACTTCCAGTTCTTCTCCGCCGGAGAGGTTCTCGAAATGGAAGTGCCTGTCACCTTTACCGGCAAAGGCCCTGGCATCGAAGCTGGCGGAAGACTCCAGGCGCTGGTTCACGCCCTTACCGTAAAAGGTGTGCCGTCCAGCATCCCGGATCACATAACTCTTGATATCTCAGCTATGGAGCTTGGCGAAACAATGCATATCAAAGAGATCCCTGCCGAAATCGCAGCTGGAAAATTTGAATTCGTCGGCGAGCCGGAAACTCCTGTCGTTTCTATCACGGCACCAAGAGTCGAGGCTGAAAAAACGGAGGAAGAAGAACCCGAGTCGACAGAAGAGTGACCGCTTTGACGCTATCCGATCATTGAAAAAAGCTGCCTGTTGTCAAAGAGAGGCAGCTTTTTTTTATCTGCCAGCCGAAAGAGTACCTGAAACAGGGATGCAAGAAGAAGAAGGCCCGGCAAGGGCTTGCTATTGAACACTAAAAATCGTTATTCTCCTGTTGAATCATCTGTCGCATGAACCCTGAGACACCACACGTGACTAACAGAGCATCACAACCACGCATCCTCCTCATCGACCGGCTGCTGCCCGGAATCGGACTTTTCAGAACCGGACAAAAAGGCCTCGGGATCTTCTTCATGCTCTCAACGGTTATTTTTTTTGCCATTCTTGGCTGGCGCCTTCCCCTTGTAGCCTCAAGCATACACTCTCTTGGAACAGGCATTCTGCTCATCTTCGTCTCTACGGATAGCTTCTATGCAGTGTTCACCCAGGAAATGCTCGAATTCTGGATCGCATCCATCTACCTGATCTCCGCCCTTTTCGGACTCTTCTACTTTTCTCATCGCTCACTCGGCAAACATCTCGATGAACGCCAACATGGGCCAAAACAGGAGTTGACCCTTTCCGAATCAGGATGGCGATCCTTCAGGAAACACACCATAGCGCTCTACGCTTCAGTTGTCGTTTTCCTTCTCTACTCGACAGCGTTCATGGCCCCTTTTCTGTCGCCATTCAGCCCCTTTGAACAGCAGGACTTTCTGGTTACGGCCTATAAGCCTCCGCTTACCCGTATCGATGCACTTATTCTCAAAGACCGGAAAGGGGTGACTATTCCGTTGCGCAAAGGAACAAACCTGGAAGACAAACTGACCAACACCCTTATCACCGACTTCAAGACACTCAAATCCCGAAATGAACCCAATAAACTGATCTTTGTTGACAGTTACCGTCAAATTGGAGACACAGTCAGCTATGTTCAGGGACCGCGAGAGAAAACCATTCCCCTCGACCGTCTTGTATCTTCTGAAACACACCGGGATTTTGTCGTCACCCGTTCATTCATCCTCGGTACCGACCAGTACGGCCGCGATATACTCAGCAGAGTGATATACGGCTCAAAGATCTCCCTGTCAATCGGTTTTCTGGTTGTGCTCATTTCGGTCACGCTCGGAACGGTTATCGGGGTCTCGTCGGGTTACTTCGGCGGAATAATCGATAATATCCTGATGCGCATTGTCGATGTCCTGATTGCTTTTCCAGCGCTCTTTCTCATCCTCATCATCATCGCCACGTTCGGCAACTCGATCTTTCTCATCGTTATTACCCTCTCATTTACCGGCTGGATGGGCGTATCCCGCATTGTCCGGGGCCAGGTCCTCTCGCTGAAGGAACAGGAGTTCATCCTTGCGGCAAAATCCCTGGGCCTCTCCAATCTGCGCATCATTTTCCGCCATCTTATCCCCAACACGCTGACCCCGGTCATCGTTGCCGCAACCCTGCGCATTGGAAGCATTATCCTTACAGAAGCAGGACTCTCGTTCCTCGGACTGGGCGTGCAACCGCCGACCCCAAGCTGGGGCAACATCATCAACGAAGGCCGCGACAGCCTGCTCAATCACTGGTGGATCTCAACCTTTCCGGGAATTGCCATTCTATCGACTGTCGTCTGTTTCAACCTGATCGGCGACGGTGTCCGAGACGCCCTCGATCCGAGAATGCGCGTCTGAAAAGCCATGCACAACGATCCAAAGCCATGGAAAACGCTTGAAAGCATCTATCTGCACCGCCGGCCATGGCTCACCATGCGGCAGGACAGGGTGCAGCTCGCAAACGGCAATACCATTGATGATTTCTACGTTTGGGAATATCCTCCATGGCTCAATATCATCGCCCTCACTCCCGATGAGCAGATCATCCTGATCCGCCAGTACCGTCACGGCATCGGCAAGGTACTCTTTGAGCTTCCCGCTGGTGTCCACGATAGAGCAGGTGAATCGCTCCTCCAGGGAGCACAGAGGGAACTGCTCGAAGAGACCGGCTACGGTGGAGGGCAATGGCACGAATGGATGCAGCTCTCGCCAAATCCAGCGCTCCAGAACAACATCTCCTACACCTTTCTCGCTCTTGGCGTTGAAAAAATCAGCAGCCAGCGACTTGACGCCACCGAAGAGATCACCATTCATCCGGTCAGTCCGGGTGAAGCGAGGGAAATTATCGAAAACGGAGAGATGCTCCAGGCCCTTCATGTCGCGCCAATCATGAAATATCTGCTTTCACGATAACAGCTATCCTGATAAGGTCATGAAGAGTGAAAAAAAGCTGAAGCTGCTCGAAGAAACCATTACACAACAAGGCTATAAAGTCCGATACGAAAAAGGAAATTTTACCGGCGGGCATTGCCGCCTGCGCGGCAATAACATTGTCGTTGTCAACAAATTTCTGCCCGTTGAAGGCAAGGTCTACACCATTGCAAGGGTTCTGAGCAAACTGACGCCCTGTCGATATACCCCGGACGTCAGAAAAATCATCGAGGACTTCGGCTTCAACACCAGCAACCAGCTGCCGCTCATAGATGATGAGTGAAAAGCCTGAGGCTCGGCAGAAGGACCACTCATCGCTATTCGTCATCACAGAACATGCTCACTCAACAGACACGGCTGAACCTCTCAGGGCAAGATGCTCGACCAGAGCACGCTGCTTCTGCGGCATTCGAGAGGCACAGACGATCCTGCACTCCGTTGGCTCATATCTGTCGAGCCATGCAGCAAGCTCGCGATACTCATCAATACCGAAACGTCTGAGAAGAACGACAACACTCCGCTCCGGCTGCCCTCCTGCACGACGTATCAGAGCTTCGACACCTGCAGCAACAAGCAGTGAGGACCCATCGCCGCTCCATATGGAAAGCAGATCCTTTCCCCCTCTGGCAACGAGCATAGAGGGCAAGACAAGCTTCTGCCGGTCCGACAGCATGAACGTCTCAGCGTCAACCCGAGCGACAAGAGTGTCCGGCGAACTCAACTGCAGTGCCACATCGATTGATGCTATGCCGCTACGAAGCATCTGACGTTCTATTATTGGCAGATCTTCTGGACCGGATCCGGCATCGATGAGCACCGTTGAGGCTTGTGAGGCATACAAGAGCGCTATGTATCTGCCGGTTCTGACAGGAATCAGCCGTTCAGACGCTTGCATGGCATGCAGCAGAGGGTACCAGCAGATGAAATTAGCCAGGCTGAGCAGTGTAATGATCAATCCGGCATTCTTTTTCTCATAGAAGAAATACAGCAGGGCAACTATCGACAGATAGTAGATGACGACCATGAGCGGATCTGTGCGAACAGGAAGTGCGGCCCATTCAAGACTACTGAAGAAACCGGTAACAGAAAGCGCCGTGTGGGCAAAAAACCATGCAGAGGAGGCATAGAGTTCTGCCAACGGCAGGTTGAGCAGATGGAGGAAAAGCGCCGGAAGAAGGGAAAAAACCATGGCGGTGACAAGAAACACAACAGGAAGATTAGCAACGATACCTGCAACGGAAAAGGAACCGAAATAGAGGGCGATGAGAGGAGAAACCCCGGCCATGGCAGAAAGACTGATACAGAAAGGATTCCAGATCGCCCGACAGGCCCGTCCGACGCTCCCCTGCCAGGATAGCGCCGGAGCACTGAGCAGCGGATAGAGCAGCAGAATCGCTGCCACGGCAGCGTTCGTCATGAGAAAACCGGCCTGATAGAGTTCGAGCGGATCAAAGGCAAGCATGAGCAGGTCGGCAAATGCGAGAGAGTTCAAAGGATAGACCTGACGTCCAGCCGCATACCCCCCAAGCAGTACACCGGTCATGATGGATGCCCGTCTCACCGATGGCGCGTTACCTGTCACCTGTGAGTAAATCAGCAACAGAAAGGCAAGTACAATGACAACCAGCCATTTTCCCGACATTGACTGCCTGAAACGCTGCAGAAAAAGAAGGACGACAAGAACAAGCAGTCCGACATGCAGGCCTGAAATCGCCAGTACATGGGCTGTACCGGTTCGCCGAAACTGATCGTAGACCTCGGGATCGATCATCGAGCGTTCTCCAAGAAGAAGCCCCCTGAAAAAATCCCGTTCGTGCCCGGACGGGAACAACGTATCGAGAGCGTCTTCAAGAAAATGTCGCACAGGACGTACAACATATGAGTCGAACGGCACGCCTTTGCCAGCACCCTCGTTCTGCACAAGCCAGGGACCGGCAACAAATACAGAACTATGCACACTGAGCCGGCGATAGTACTCGCGTGCATCAAAATCACCGGCATTGGCCGCTTCATCGATAAGCTTCAGCGTCCCTTTCAACCACACGCTATCTCCCGGTTGCGTCAAGTGATCCTCCTCCGGCATTGAAGAGCGGACAAAGACTGAGACTCGCCCTGAAGCAGAAACGGTTGCATCGTCGACAAATACCTCATGAACATCTATAATAAAACGTTCTCCGGAACCGGACTTCCCGGGTCGGTCGGAAACGGTTCCGTGCAGCAAGACCTCCCTGTCAAGATAACGGAGAACTGAATCACTGTCGACATAGTTGTAACGGTAGGTGCCCCAGGCGGCAAAGGCTGATACGACAAGCGCCAGAAAACAGAGGATCGTTACAGGCCCGGGAAAGCTCTTGCCGACAGAACGCCGTTCAATCCCATAGCTAAAAACGACAATCAGCAATGCCGAAACTCCAGCAGAGATAAGCCAGAAAGAGATCGTCACCGACAAGCCTACACCAGCGAGAATGCCTGAACAAGCCGCCAGAAGAAGACGCAAAGAGGGATATTGAGCGGGGGAAAAAGACATAACAGACCCTTGGGAGAAGGTTTTGGAGATAAGCCTATTATTTTACCTCTGTGTCTATCAGATTTTCCTATATTATTTTTTTTTGAACCGAGGAACAAAAATCAGTTGCATGTTAGTAAAAGAGATTCTCAGCTCAACCGATAATCCGATCTTCAGTTTCGAGTTTTTCCCCCCGAAAAAAAATGATGACTGGGACAGGCTGTTCAGGACAATTTCAGAACTCATTCCGTTCAATCCCTCATACGTCAGCGTCACCTATGGCGCCGGAGGTTCGACAAGAACCCGCACGCATGATCTTGTGACGAAAATCCGCAAAGAGACAGGCCTCACCGTTGTTTCGCACCTCACATGCATCTGCTCGACAAAAGATGAAATAAGCGATATCCTCTCGACCTATGAAAACAATGGCATAACCAATGTTCTGGCATTGAGAGGAGATCTTCCGCCCGGTACGACATCATATTCAGAAGCCACGAAAGACTTCCCCCATGCCATCGATCTGGTTCGCTTCATCAAAACCAACTTCCCCTCTTTCGGCATCGGTGTCGCAGGATTTCCTGAAGGTCATCCCC
Coding sequences:
- a CDS encoding ABC transporter permease encodes the protein MNPETPHVTNRASQPRILLIDRLLPGIGLFRTGQKGLGIFFMLSTVIFFAILGWRLPLVASSIHSLGTGILLIFVSTDSFYAVFTQEMLEFWIASIYLISALFGLFYFSHRSLGKHLDERQHGPKQELTLSESGWRSFRKHTIALYASVVVFLLYSTAFMAPFLSPFSPFEQQDFLVTAYKPPLTRIDALILKDRKGVTIPLRKGTNLEDKLTNTLITDFKTLKSRNEPNKLIFVDSYRQIGDTVSYVQGPREKTIPLDRLVSSETHRDFVVTRSFILGTDQYGRDILSRVIYGSKISLSIGFLVVLISVTLGTVIGVSSGYFGGIIDNILMRIVDVLIAFPALFLILIIIATFGNSIFLIVITLSFTGWMGVSRIVRGQVLSLKEQEFILAAKSLGLSNLRIIFRHLIPNTLTPVIVAATLRIGSIILTEAGLSFLGLGVQPPTPSWGNIINEGRDSLLNHWWISTFPGIAILSTVVCFNLIGDGVRDALDPRMRV
- a CDS encoding ribose-phosphate pyrophosphokinase, producing the protein MAKPIKIFAGRSNTALAEKIADYLDMPLCDAKVENFSDGEISVNYFESIRGSDMFIIQSTNPPADNLMELLIMIDAARRSSAARITAVIPYYGYARQDRKDRPRVAITAKLVANLLTKAGANRILTMDLHAPQIQGFFDIPFDHLYSSVVLIDHIRSMELDNLVVASPDVGGVKLARAFAEALGTDLVIVDKRRPKANVAEVMNIIGDVNGKNVLLVDDMIDTAGTLVNAAKAIQDAGGKKIYSAATHGILSGPAIERINASVLEKVILTDSVVTGHAPSGKIEEVTVSNLFGEAIKRIYDDNSVSCLFDSKNIKKK
- the metF gene encoding methylenetetrahydrofolate reductase [NAD(P)H], whose product is MLVKEILSSTDNPIFSFEFFPPKKNDDWDRLFRTISELIPFNPSYVSVTYGAGGSTRTRTHDLVTKIRKETGLTVVSHLTCICSTKDEISDILSTYENNGITNVLALRGDLPPGTTSYSEATKDFPHAIDLVRFIKTNFPSFGIGVAGFPEGHPQTPNRLDEITYLKEKVDAGADYIVTQLFFDNRDYFDFVDRCALEGITVPIIPGIMPVTTKKGLIRMSELALGARIPAELLKEVIEAPDDQSVAEAGIRWATKQVRELIDHHIKGIHFYTLNHAEATRMIFNNIPEAKSKEQA
- a CDS encoding glycoside hydrolase family 15 protein: MYRPIGEYGIIGNMQTAALVSNDGSIDYCSMPFLDSPTIFAALLDDEKGGFFSIQPEGAFTAKQEYVSDTNVLASTFTTTGGEAVLFDFMPASSEQSPDSNEDRIHRCILMQSGSSDFVLHFSPRPDYAKTVPVITNAKGMITAIAGTYCLSLVHSLDSFRVIEQKEGSIALSFRLNAGEKAHFNLIYGNENQDMPLICNLQDTIDFWREWLRGCFGQNCALTGSYRPMINRSMLTLKLLTFHPTGAIAAAATTSLPETIGGGRNWDYRFTWLRDASFTLKAFFALGHIAEADRFIRWLHTTYRQYGSKTLNIMYSLHGEHMLAEETLDHLKGYRNSKPVRIGNLAHRQNQWDIYGEIMDAALRLSDYAGKIDEDLWPFFREICNLAKQNWQKPDDSIWEVRNGPAHFVYSKVMCWVALDRGISIAKRFGFKAPLKEWISVRQTIQHDILERGYDPEIDSFVQRYGSKDLDASLLLLPLTGFLPVQDSRIQSTIRACRQHLMHEGFLLRYDSDDGLQGDEGGFILCNFWLIECLALSGRINEAKEILETTMRAANHLGLFSEEFDGRNATLLGNFPQAFSHIGFINAVFAIQNAEDHKQAGEKKPSIIEHFNRLIPFKATLNNTPVEKKTPSDEEIAVKLKQLLGRLQGAFFNNRTGRINYLAMKRSSRFAEYLTLASHLRSFDLSTLDTDERKKAFWINIYNILIIHGVIEFDIQHSVLDVANFFGRISYTIGGMDFTPDDIEHGILRKNKPIPLLPLQSFSLFDKRKVFMLEKLDPRIHFALVCASSSCPPIEFYDYRLIDRQLDIAARSFINRNGVEVRKSTMTIRLSKIFQWYERDFGSSRKEVLFYLASFTDEDTERWIRKHADALKITYMPYNWNLNSALEAGEASAM
- a CDS encoding NUDIX hydrolase — encoded protein: MHNDPKPWKTLESIYLHRRPWLTMRQDRVQLANGNTIDDFYVWEYPPWLNIIALTPDEQIILIRQYRHGIGKVLFELPAGVHDRAGESLLQGAQRELLEETGYGGGQWHEWMQLSPNPALQNNISYTFLALGVEKISSQRLDATEEITIHPVSPGEAREIIENGEMLQALHVAPIMKYLLSR
- a CDS encoding 50S ribosomal protein L25/general stress protein Ctc, with translation METIVLAVEPRTCSKNEAKTLRTEGKVPAVVYHNGEDNQHICVNELALEKLVHSPESHIINLEFPDGKNRRSLIKDVQFDPVTDKVIHADFQFFSAGEVLEMEVPVTFTGKGPGIEAGGRLQALVHALTVKGVPSSIPDHITLDISAMELGETMHIKEIPAEIAAGKFEFVGEPETPVVSITAPRVEAEKTEEEEPESTEE
- the lpxD gene encoding UDP-3-O-(3-hydroxymyristoyl)glucosamine N-acyltransferase, which codes for MNVFDLQTFLQQFFDHVDLVGDGDVAITGPARIEQASKGNVTFVANEKYSKYISTTKASLLIVSRQMPVDQYSDRLTFLKVKDPYTAFVFILKKFAAPRRLASPGIAPTAVVGSNVSMGSNVSIGDYAVIGDGCTIGDNAIIAPHCVLMDGVSLGDGCMLFPHVVCYDAVRIGNRVTLHSGVVIGADGFGFAPQSDGSYIKIPQMGIVEIGDDVEVGANTTIDRATMGSTVVEHGAKIDNLVQIGHNCRIGNDTVIASQTGVSGSVSIGSQCMIGGQVGMAGHLSLADHTQVAAKAGITKSFTRPGQVLRGYPAQTMKEQLRQEVLIRNLDRMKTRLKELEAEFESIRNGENPSLSL
- a CDS encoding ComEC/Rec2 family competence protein, which codes for MSFSPAQYPSLRLLLAACSGILAGVGLSVTISFWLISAGVSALLIVVFSYGIERRSVGKSFPGPVTILCFLALVVSAFAAWGTYRYNYVDSDSVLRYLDREVLLHGTVSDRPGKSGSGERFIIDVHEVFVDDATVSASGRVSVFVRSSMPEEDHLTQPGDSVWLKGTLKLIDEAANAGDFDAREYYRRLSVHSSVFVAGPWLVQNEGAGKGVPFDSYVVRPVRHFLEDALDTLFPSGHERDFFRGLLLGERSMIDPEVYDQFRRTGTAHVLAISGLHVGLLVLVVLLFLQRFRQSMSGKWLVVIVLAFLLLIYSQVTGNAPSVRRASIMTGVLLGGYAAGRQVYPLNSLAFADLLMLAFDPLELYQAGFLMTNAAVAAILLLYPLLSAPALSWQGSVGRACRAIWNPFCISLSAMAGVSPLIALYFGSFSVAGIVANLPVVFLVTAMVFSLLPALFLHLLNLPLAELYASSAWFFAHTALSVTGFFSSLEWAALPVRTDPLMVVIYYLSIVALLYFFYEKKNAGLIITLLSLANFICWYPLLHAMQASERLIPVRTGRYIALLYASQASTVLIDAGSGPEDLPIIERQMLRSGIASIDVALQLSSPDTLVARVDAETFMLSDRQKLVLPSMLVARGGKDLLSIWSGDGSSLLVAAGVEALIRRAGGQPERSVVVLLRRFGIDEYRELAAWLDRYEPTECRIVCASRMPQKQRALVEHLALRGSAVSVE